In Saprospiraceae bacterium, the sequence TTTACCTCGCCCATAAAAAGTCTGGCTCAAGATACACTGTCCTCCCTATCAACCGATTTACCAGAAATTCACATCAGCGCTTATTCAAATCGGAGTGATTTGATCAGGATACCTGCAGCATTACAGGTTATTAAGGATACCCTCCATGTAGACCATTCTTTTTCACTGGCTTCAGTCTTTAACCATGCACCTGGAGTGAGACTTGAAGAGCGATCACCAGGCAGTTATCGCTTAAGCATCCGGGGCTCTACCTTAAGGTCTCCCTTTGGAGTTAGAAATGTAAAAGTCTACCTGGATGGATTTTCTCTCTCAGACGGAGGAGGAAATACCTATCTGCAGTTGTTGAGCCCGGAGCTGATCTCCAAAGCCGAACTACTCAAAGGCCCGGCTTCCAGTATGTATGGTGCAGGGTCCGGAGGTGCATTACTGCTGTCTACTGATGATGAAGTGAATCAATTATCTCTATCGTTGGGTTCCTACTCCCGGTGGCAGGAATCTATAAAATTCCATCATCAGTATAAAAAATGGAAGGTTCAAGTCTTCCAGAATCACCAACAAAGCCAAGGCTATCGGCAGCAATCTGCTATGGATCGGGATCTTATATTTGCCTCACAATCTTATCATACCACCAGGTCTGACTTGAAGCTATTCCAACTCTATGGAGACCTTTTCTACGAAACTCCCGGAGGATTAAATTTGGATCAGAAAACGGCGGATCCAAGGCAAGCTAGACCAGCAGCGGGTCGTCTGCCAGGGGCCGTAGAGCAACACGCCAGTATCAATAATAAAACTACCATGATTGGGGCCGGCTACCGATACGACCTATCACCTAAGTGGAGTATAGACCCAAAAGCTAGTCTGTGGTATACTGATTTTAGAAACCCTTTTATCACTAATTACGAAGTAAGGTTTGAGAAAAATGCCTCTATCAAACCGGAGATTAAATATTTCAATCCTACTCCGCATGGCAATATGGAGTGGATCACCGGACTGGAATATCTGAGCCAGGCCAATTTGATCAAAAATTTTGGAAATAATAAAGGCAAGATCGATACGCTTCAGGCGGCCTCCAATATCAATTCTAGCCAAAACAATGTATTCACCCAATTACAAGTCAACCATCGAAGTTGGCAATGGCTGGCTGGACTGAGCCTTAATCAACAAACATTTCAATACAAAGACAGAAGTGCCTCCTCTTTTATCAAAAAACAAAGTGGTTCAGTCCTGATGCCCAGGATTTCTATGTCGTACAGCATCTCTAATCGTAAGAGTATATTCATTTCAGCTGCCAAGGGTAATTCTCCACCTACCGTCGCCGAGATCAGGCCCTCCTCCGGAGAATACAATGATCAACTACTGCCTGAAAGCGGTTGGAATCTTGAATTGGGCTTAAAATCTTATGGGCCACGCTGGTCCTATAATATCAATGTATACACTATGCAGTTGAAAAATGCCATTGTGCGACGAAATGATGCTGCCGGAGTGGAATATTTTGTCAATGCCGGTGGCGCCGATATCACCGGAGCTGAGGCTTGGCTAAAATATGATTATAAAACCTTAAGTTGGTCTGCGACTACTGCCTGGCAGCCTTATGAATTCGTCAGTTATAAACAACGCACTACTGACTTCAGCGGGCTCGATGTGACCGGAGTGCCTGCTCATACCGTATCCAGCCAGCTAAATTGGCGGGGAATCCCTAAAACCAATATTGGAATAACCTGGTATTACCAATCTACCTTGCCCCTCAATGATGCCAATACATTTCTATTGCCTGCCTATCAGCTTCTTAATGCACATATGGTGTATGATTTGACCCAAACTCTGAATATTGGAGTATCTGGCGAAAATCTTTTAAATGCTGACTACAGTTCTGGGCCGGATATCAATGCCGCTGTGAACCGATTTTATAACTCAGGGCCTTTGCGCAGTGTCATGGCTACCTTAAAATGGCGATTGAACAAATAAAGTCACACGATTCAACTTAGTAGCGAATAAGAGATCAACATTCTATCATTTTTCTTCCATCGGATCCACCCTTTGGAAATCGGTTTATCATCGTTATCTACTAATAGCACCTCCATCCATTCACCTTGTATAGCGATAGGCTGCAGCGTTAAGTTATCTAGATCCTGAATCTTCACCACACTGGCATTGTCGACTGGTTTTGCTTTGATCGGATGGTGCACGGGGTCCAGCATGGATACAGCATATACATTCAATAGAAAGCCGGGCCATTCAAGATATTCGGCACTTTCAGAATCTATCCATATAGTTTGGCCTGTGATTTTATTGCCGATGACTTCTAAATAATTCCGAGTGATCGTTTTAGTTTTTAGGTAAAAAATATCATAGTCCAATTTTAAATGTTCTGGATAAAACCAGGCAGGAGCATAATCTATTTGATAATTGAGTGAGCCAAGGGATATTAGTAGACTATCAAAGACCACATATCGAACCTCCGAAACGGAGGGTGAGCTCTGTTGGTAAAAATATAATTTTCTCTGATCAGACAGCCCAGGTTTGGCAAGTCCCATGCCCATCGTCGAATCAGACTTTTGTATAAAAATATGATCGTGCCTGGAAACTGCTGAAAAAAAGGATGGAGATTCCTGGTCGATCGATCCCACTTCATTCGCTTTTCCCGATAAAGACATTCTATAAGTTACCCATCCGATAATGATTATGGTCAGAATAAAGAGACCTGCAAGCAAGATTTTGTGTTGTTTATGATCTAATTTTTTGATGCTGCTCCATCCAGCTACTATCCCGACTACCATGCCTATCACACCTGTCCAAAACAGCATAGCCGATCCCACAAAACCTGATTGGTTATCTGCAAACGCCGAATACAACTTCATACCTAAAAATGCTCCGGCAAAAGCGGATAATAGGATGATCATTATTCTTTTAAGTGTCTGCATGTGCTCTAAATTAAATATTATTTACTTATTTCTCCCGTCTCGCGTCGACTAAGCATGAATTTTCTTTAACCTATCTATTAGTCCTTTTATGGTATTTTTGAAATTTATATGAGGATTAACACAAGAGCCTTAGTGGTATTAGTTGCCTTGGTAAGTTTGTTGATGATAATAGATCTAAGGGCACAATCAGGAGGGAAGTCAGTATTTCAGGTACTTACTTTGGCTCCTTCAGCCAGGACCGCTGCTCTCGGAGGAAACTATATCAGTGTAAGGGATAGTGATATCGTACTGGCACAATTCAATCCTGCTATAGCGTCCCTCTCCAGCACAAGGAGTATTCACTTTAACCAAAGCTTTTATTATGGAGGTTCAGGATATTCCAACATAGGCGTTGCCCATCATCTTCTGAAGGAAAATATCACCTTGATAGGAGGATTTCAATATCTCCAAC encodes:
- a CDS encoding TonB-dependent receptor; the encoded protein is MYKIFTPTILFCVFFFTSPIKSLAQDTLSSLSTDLPEIHISAYSNRSDLIRIPAALQVIKDTLHVDHSFSLASVFNHAPGVRLEERSPGSYRLSIRGSTLRSPFGVRNVKVYLDGFSLSDGGGNTYLQLLSPELISKAELLKGPASSMYGAGSGGALLLSTDDEVNQLSLSLGSYSRWQESIKFHHQYKKWKVQVFQNHQQSQGYRQQSAMDRDLIFASQSYHTTRSDLKLFQLYGDLFYETPGGLNLDQKTADPRQARPAAGRLPGAVEQHASINNKTTMIGAGYRYDLSPKWSIDPKASLWYTDFRNPFITNYEVRFEKNASIKPEIKYFNPTPHGNMEWITGLEYLSQANLIKNFGNNKGKIDTLQAASNINSSQNNVFTQLQVNHRSWQWLAGLSLNQQTFQYKDRSASSFIKKQSGSVLMPRISMSYSISNRKSIFISAAKGNSPPTVAEIRPSSGEYNDQLLPESGWNLELGLKSYGPRWSYNINVYTMQLKNAIVRRNDAAGVEYFVNAGGADITGAEAWLKYDYKTLSWSATTAWQPYEFVSYKQRTTDFSGLDVTGVPAHTVSSQLNWRGIPKTNIGITWYYQSTLPLNDANTFLLPAYQLLNAHMVYDLTQTLNIGVSGENLLNADYSSGPDINAAVNRFYNSGPLRSVMATLKWRLNK